Below is a genomic region from Methanolinea sp..
GTGGTCGAGGGTGGTTCCCTCCGTGTTCGACAGGAAAGATTTCTGGACCGTGGTCCTCGCACTCACCACGGTCTTTGCGTTCCTCATGAATTTTTACGGCATGGAACGGGACCTCCTGCCCCTCACCTCCCACCTCTTCTACATCCCCATCGTAATCGCGGCCTACTGGTTCCCGAGGAACGGCGTCACGGCGACCGTCGCGATCGCGATGGCGTACCTCGGCACCGTCTACCTCTCGCAGTACCCGGACCTTGGGAGCATCACGCAGGCGACCACGTACTTCTACGTCTTCGTCGCGATCGGCGTGATCGTCGCGTCGCTCTCGAGCACCCAGAAGGAGCAGGAGCGGCGGTACCGCGCGATCTTCGAGTCCTCGGAGGCCGGGGTCTTCCTCGTCGTCAACCTGAAATCGGGGCCCGTGATCGAGGAGGTGAACCAGAAGGGAGCCTCCCTCCTCGGCTACCGGCCGGGGGAGCTCGCGGGCAGGCCGTTCCTCGACCTCTTCCCCATCGGGAAGGAGAGGAAGGAGATCACCGATAGTGTCTCCCGCGGGGGATCGCTCTCGGACCACGAGTGCCACCTCCGCCGGAAGGACGGGCACGTCCTCCACTGCCTCCTCGCCGCGGGTCCCCTCCCCGGGAGGCGGACGGTCTACACGGTCGTGGACATCACGGAACGGAAGAGGGCCGAGGAGGAGGTCATGGCATCGCGGCGGCAGTACGTGGATGCCCTCAACGCGATGCTCGACGGGATCGTCCTCGTCGGCAGGAAGGGGGAGATCGTCCTCCTCAACTCGACCCTCGCCCACTGGCTCTCCCTCTCGGGGAGGGAGAACGAGATCGTGGGCAGGGACGCGGGGGTCGCGATCCCCTGCCTCCGGGGGCAGGCCCGCGAGGCGATCCGGGCCGTCTTCGAGACCGGGGAGAGCGGCCGGCTCACGCTGTCCCACGTCGTCCGCGGGAAGGAGCACTTCTTCGACACGCACATAATCCCGGTCCTCGACGGAGGGGAGGTGACGAGGGTGATGGTGATCATGCGGGACATCACCCGCCGCCGCGAGCTCGAGCGCGAGAAGAAACGGGCGTACGAGCAGATCGAGAAGAACATCGAGCAGTTCGCGGTCCTCGGGGACCACATCCGCAACCCCGTCCAGGTGATCCTCGGCATCGCGGAGCTCGAGGGGGGGCCGTTCGCCGAGAGGATCCGCGACCAGGTCCGCGAGATCGAGAGGACAGTCGTCCAGCTCGACAGGGGCTGGGTCGAGTCCGAGAAGATCCGGAAGTTCATCAGGAAGTACTACGGGATCGGCGAGGAAATCGGGGACCCGGGGGAAAAAAATTCGAAATGAGTCCCGCTGTCTCGCCGGGGGATGGGAGAATGGTTAATTTTGCCGCGGCGCGCACACATTACGTGGGAAGGGTGAGCACGTGCAGGTCTCCATGAGGCTCGAGATGAGGGACGCGCCCGGGCAGCTGGTCGCGGCCCTCCGCCCCATCTCGGAGGTGGGCGGGAACATCATCGCCGTCATCCACCAGCGCGACAAAAAGACGGCGAGGGGGGAGATGCTGAGCGTCCAGATCGTGCTCGAGCTGCCCGACCAGAAGCTCTCCGAGCTCATCCGGGTCATCAGGGAGCAGGGCGTCCACATCCTCGCCATCGGGCACGAGCGCCTCCTGTACGAGCGGACGGTCATCGTGATCGGCCACCTCATCCACACCGACCTCGGCGACACGGTCGACCGCATCGACAGGACGGGGTTTGCCGAGGTGACGGCGCTCCAGATCGCGATGCCCGCCATCACGCAGGTCTCCTCGGCCCGGCTCGTGATCAAGGCAATCAACAGGCAGGA
It encodes:
- a CDS encoding PAS domain-containing protein produces the protein MEKWSRVVPSVFDRKDFWTVVLALTTVFAFLMNFYGMERDLLPLTSHLFYIPIVIAAYWFPRNGVTATVAIAMAYLGTVYLSQYPDLGSITQATTYFYVFVAIGVIVASLSSTQKEQERRYRAIFESSEAGVFLVVNLKSGPVIEEVNQKGASLLGYRPGELAGRPFLDLFPIGKERKEITDSVSRGGSLSDHECHLRRKDGHVLHCLLAAGPLPGRRTVYTVVDITERKRAEEEVMASRRQYVDALNAMLDGIVLVGRKGEIVLLNSTLAHWLSLSGRENEIVGRDAGVAIPCLRGQAREAIRAVFETGESGRLTLSHVVRGKEHFFDTHIIPVLDGGEVTRVMVIMRDITRRRELEREKKRAYEQIEKNIEQFAVLGDHIRNPVQVILGIAELEGGPFAERIRDQVREIERTVVQLDRGWVESEKIRKFIRKYYGIGEEIGDPGEKNSK
- a CDS encoding amino acid-binding protein, coding for MRLEMRDAPGQLVAALRPISEVGGNIIAVIHQRDKKTARGEMLSVQIVLELPDQKLSELIRVIREQGVHILAIGHERLLYERTVIVIGHLIHTDLGDTVDRIDRTGFAEVTALQIAMPAITQVSSARLVIKAINRQDMEQAMEILRAVAKEKEFLLVEPLEEIA